A region from the Arachis ipaensis cultivar K30076 chromosome B01, Araip1.1, whole genome shotgun sequence genome encodes:
- the LOC107616459 gene encoding uncharacterized protein LOC107616459, which produces MADSTTTITDADNSSSNKEPLLDRRKQYNRCVSNVNDEFRTFRSYLRWMCMDQSNNFTAALSWLVFLLFTVAVPAASHFLLSCPSCDSHHSRSYDSVVQVSLSGMAAVSFLCLTGFVKQYGLRRFLFFDKLRDESETVRNNYMFELNRSLKIISVFVVPCFAAESAYKIWWYASASSQIPFFGYITGTVGCILELCSWLYRTTVIFLVCILFRLICYLQILRLKDFATVFHVDSDVATVLSEHLRIRRHLRIISHRYRAFIILAIVLVTGSQFMCLLVTTKARNQVNIYKAGELALCSVTLLAALCILLRSATKITHRAQAITGLAAKWHVCATLDSFDGAGAGDGLVAAAESSTERIFPHVGTDGDSSDTDDGGDEEDDINSTKLIPSYAYSTISYQKRQALVNYFENNGAGITMFGVMLDRGTLNTIFGIEMSLVLWLLGKTIFL; this is translated from the exons ATGGCGGATAGCACCACCACCATCACCGATGCCGATAATTCTTCTTCCAACAAGGAACCCCTCCTGGACCGGAGGAAACAATACAACCGCTGCGTCTCCAACGTGAACGACGAGTTCCGCACGTTCCGCTCCTACCTCCGGTGGATGTGCATGGACCAGTCGAACAACTTCACGGCGGCGCTGTCGTGGCTGGTGTTCCTCCTCTTCACGGTGGCCGTACCCGCCGCGTCACACTTCCTGCTGTCCTGCCCTTCCTGTGACTCCCACCACTCCCGCTCTTACGACAGCGTCGTGCAGGTCTCACTGAGCGGCATGGCGGCGGTTTCGTTCCTCTGCCTCACCGGGTTCGTTAAACAGTACGGACTCAGAAGGTTCCTTTTCTTTGATAAGCTCCGCGATGAGAGCGAAACCGTTAGGAATAACTACATGTTCGAACTTAAT AGGTCACTGAAGATCATATCGGTATTTGTTGTGCCGTGCTTCGCTGCGGAGAGTGCATACAAGATATGGTGGTACGCATCAGCATCGTCACAGATACCCTTCTTTGGTTACATCACTGGTACAGTGGGGTGCATATTAGAACTCTGCTCCTGGCTGTACCGAACCACCGTAATATTTCTCGTGTGCATTCTGTTCCGTCTGATCTGCTACCTCCAGATCCTACGGCTGAAGGACTTTGCCACGGTGTTCCACGTGGACTCGGACGTGGCTACTGTGCTCTCGGAGCACTTGAGGATCAGGAGGCACCTGCGAATCATCAGCCACAGGTACCGCGCGTTCATTATACTCGCTATCGTATTGGTCACTGGAAGCCAGTTCATGTGTCTTCTTGTCACTACCAAAGCCAGAAATCAAGTCAATATCTACAAAGCCGGTGAGCTTGCG TTGTGTTCCGTTACACTTCTTGCTGCATTGTGCATATTGTTACGTAGTGCAACAAAGATCACACACAGAGCACAGGCGATCACAGGGCTGGCTGCCAAGTGGCACGTTTGTGCGACGTTGGATTCGTTCGACGGAGCAGGCGCCGGTGATGGACTAGTGGCAGCGGCTGAGAGTTCCACAGAGAGAATTTTCCCTCACGTTGGTACGGATGGAGATTCATCAGATACTGATGATGGTGGTGACGAAGAAGATGACATTAATTCTACCAAGTTAATTCCGTCTTATGCTTACAGCACTATTTCATATCAAAAGAGACAAGCTCTTG TGAATTATTTTGAGAACAATGGAGCAGGGATTACGATGTTCGGAGTGATGTTAGATAGGGGCACGCTTAACACCATATTCGGTATTGAGATGTCGCTGGTTCTTTGGTTGCTTGGCAAAACCATTTTTCTCTAA
- the LOC107645857 gene encoding uncharacterized protein LOC107645857: MEVGNGRRTRFREDNWVQGGPLKASFPRLFSISNQQGSVIRDCGFWDGVEWIWNFSWRRELFQWEMELIHQLHERLRPVALSTRISDRGLWVLGWSRVDLELLMEERVVPMGDGVLQAETLSEEITSYNFTRSIWGGVIWGAWLRHFDRPWAVPGTMKGLFESWLGIQNRKKEERLLLVSFFAVIWNILMERNDRIFNNREAGVEHIQERTFLSYKEWSGIDPFGC, encoded by the exons ATGGAAGTAGGGAATGGAAGACGGACGCGGTTTCGGGAAGATAATTGGGTGCAAGGTGGTCCTCTTAAAGCAAGTTTTCCAAGGCTCTTCTCTATTTCAAACCAACAAGGATCAGTGATAAGggactgtgggttttgggatggagtagagtggatttggaacttcTCATGGAGGAGAGAGTTGTTCCAATGGGAGATGGAGTTAATTCATCAGCTTCATGAGAGGTTAAGGCCAGTGGCACTATCAACAAGGATCAGTGATAGGggactgtgggttttgggatggagtagagtggatttggaacttcTCATGGAGGAGAGAGTTGTTCCAATGGGAGATGGA GTGTTGCAAGCGGAGACTCTCTCGGAAGAGATTACGAGCTACAATTTCACTAGATCAATTTGGGGAGGAGTG ATATGGGGCGCTTGGCTCAGACACTTTGATAGACCGTGGGCGGTCCCAGGAACCATGAAAGGACTTTTTGAGAGTTGGCTTGGCATACAGAACAGAAAGAAGGAGGAGCGGCTGTTATTAGTTAGTttctttgcagtgatttggaaTATCTTGATGGAGAGAAATGATAGAATCTTCAATAACAGAGAAGCAGGTGTTGAGCACATTCAAGAAAGGACGTTTTTGAGCTATAAAGAGTGGTCTGGTATTGATCCTTTTGGTTGTTGA